Proteins co-encoded in one Pseudophryne corroboree isolate aPseCor3 chromosome 1, aPseCor3.hap2, whole genome shotgun sequence genomic window:
- the FZD10 gene encoding frizzled-10, with the protein MATTAPLPRSLLVLLLLLGTRLCSGISSIDAERGGDGRCQAIDIPMCKDIGYNMTRMPNLMGHENQREAAIQLHEFAPLVEYGCHSHLRFFLCSLYAPMCTEQVSTPIPACRVMCEQARHRCSPIMEQFNFKWPDSLDCRKLPNKNDPNYLCMEAPNNGSDEAPRGSSILPPIFRPQRPSGGHDPQQQPPRDSPGRAPLCENSGKFHHVEKSASCAPLCAAGVDVYWSRGDKQFSFIWIAVWSIVCFFSSAFTVLTFLIDPQRFRYPERPIIFLSMCYCVYSAGYIIRLFAGADSIACDRDSGQLYVIQEGLESTGCTIVFLILYYFGMASSLWWLVLTLTWFLAAGKKWGHEAIEANSSYFHLAAWAIPAVKTIIILVMRRVAGDELTGLCYVGSMDVNALTGFVLIPLACYLIIGTSFILSGFVALFHIRKVMKTGGENTDKLEKLMVRIGVFSVLYTVPATCVIACYFYERLNMDYWKVLAAQDKCKVNSQTKTLDCTMANSIPAVEIFMVKIFMLLIVGITSGMWIWTSKTLQSWQNVFSKRLKKRSRRKPASVITSTGIYQKKKHPQKLHHGKYESALQPPTCV; encoded by the coding sequence ATGGCAACCACAGCCCCGCTCCCCCGCTCCctgctagtgctgctgctgctgctggggacgcGCCTGTGCTCGGGGATCAGCTCCATAGACGCAGAGCGGGGCGGGGACGGCAGGTGCCAGGCGATAGACATCCCCATGTGTAAGGACATCGGCTACAACATGACCAGGATGCCGAACCTGATGGGACACGAGAACCAGCGCGAGGCGGCCATCCAGCTGCACGAGTTCGCCCCGCTGGTGGAGTACGGCTGCCACAGCCACCTGCGCTTCTTCCTCTGCTCCCTCTACGCCCCCATGTGCACGGAGCAGGTGTCCACCCCGATCCCCGCCTGCCGGGTGATGTGCGAGCAGGCCCGCCACCGCTGCTCCCCCATCATGGAGCAGTTCAACTTCAAGTGGCCGGACTCGCTGGACTGCAGGAAGCTGCCCAACAAGAACGACCCCAACTACCTGTGCATGGAGGCCCCCAACAACGGCTCCGACGAGGCGCCCCGGGGCTCCAGCATCCTGCCCCCCATCTTCCGGCCGCAGAGACCCAGCGGCGGCcacgacccgcagcagcagccgccCAGGGATAGCCCGGGCAGGGCGCCGCTGTGCGAGAACTCGGGCAAGTTCCATCACGTGGAGAAGAGCGCCTCCTGCGCCCCACTGTGCGCCGCCGGGGTGGACGTGTACTGGAGCCGGGGGGACAAGCAGTTCTCCTTCATCTGGATCGCGGTCTGGTCCATCGTCTGCTTCTTCTCCAGCGCCTTCACCGTGCTCACCTTCCTGATAGACCCGCAGCGCTTCCGCTACCCGGAGCGGCCCATCATCTTCCTATCCATGTGCTACTGCGTCTACTCCGCCGGATACATCATCCGCCTGTTCGCCGGGGCGGACAGCATCGCCTGCGATCGGGACAGCGGGCAGCTCTATGTCATCCAGGAGGGGCTGGAGAGCACCGGCTGCACCATCGTCTTCCTCATCCTCTACTACTTCGGCATGGCCAGCTCGCTGTGGTGGCTGGTCCTCACCCTAACCTGGTTCCTGGCTGCCGGCAAGAAGTGGGGCCACGAAGCCATAGAGGCCAACAGCAGCTACTTCCACCTGGCTGCCTGGGCCATCCCGGCTGTGAAGACCATCATTATCCTAGTGATGAGGAGGGTGGCCGGGGACGAGCTGACCGGCCTCTGCTATGTGGGGAGCATGGATGTCAATGCCCTGACTGGGTTTGTGCTTATCCCCCTGGCCTGCTACCTCATCATAGGTACATCCTTCATCCTATCTGGCTTTGTGGCTCTTTTCCACATCAGGAAAGTGATGAAGACAGGAGGGGAGAACACTGACAAGCTGGAGAAGCTGATGGTCCGCATTGGGGTGTTCTCGGTGCTATACACCGTCCCTGCCACCTGTGTCATTGCGTGCTACTTCTATGAGAGACTGAACATGGACTACTGGAAGGTCCTGGCCGCACAGGACAAGTGTAAAGTGAACAGTCAGACCAAGACCCTGGATTGTACAATGGCCAACTCGATTCCAGCTGTGGAAATATTCATGGTGAAAATATTTATGTTGCTCATTGTGGGCATCACCAGTGGGATGTGGATATGGACTTCTAAAACCTTACAGTCCTGGCAGAATGTTTTCAGTAAGAGATTAAAGAAACGGAGCAGGAGGAAACCTGCCAGTGTCATCACCAGCACAGGGATCTACCAAAAGAAGAAACACCCGCAAAAACTTCACCATGGAAAGTATGAATCAGCCCTGCAGCCTCCCACCTGTGTATGA